The following are from one region of the Nocardioides marmotae genome:
- a CDS encoding GNAT family N-acetyltransferase, producing the protein MSRKVVRLTLDHLEALPGPCRDCLFWELDPVTRRRVDDAPAEKRAWLSEVLREWGSCGQVVLVDGEPVGHVLYVPPAYAPGAAGIPTAPVSADAVLLTSLHVDPRHTGGGLGRMLVQGMARDLVLRGGIRAVEAFGTTLPHAVAPCLVPTGFLSAVGFGTQRSHLTNPRMRMELRSALTWKDEVEAALERLLGAVRPAPKAVRPPTSSRGTVSRAARTGPVRR; encoded by the coding sequence GTGTCACGCAAGGTCGTCCGGCTCACCCTCGACCACCTCGAGGCGCTGCCCGGTCCGTGCCGGGACTGCCTGTTCTGGGAGCTGGACCCGGTCACCCGACGCCGGGTCGACGACGCGCCGGCCGAGAAGCGCGCCTGGCTCTCGGAGGTGCTGCGCGAGTGGGGCTCCTGCGGCCAGGTGGTCCTCGTCGACGGCGAGCCCGTCGGCCACGTCCTCTACGTGCCGCCCGCCTACGCGCCCGGGGCGGCCGGCATCCCCACGGCCCCGGTCAGCGCCGACGCGGTGCTGCTGACGTCGCTGCACGTCGACCCGCGCCACACCGGCGGCGGGCTGGGCCGGATGCTCGTCCAGGGCATGGCCCGCGACCTGGTGCTCCGCGGCGGCATCCGCGCGGTCGAGGCGTTCGGGACGACCCTGCCGCACGCGGTCGCGCCGTGCCTGGTGCCGACGGGGTTCCTCTCCGCCGTGGGCTTCGGGACCCAGCGCAGCCACCTGACCAACCCGCGCATGCGGATGGAGCTGCGCTCGGCGCTGACCTGGAAGGACGAGGTCGAGGCGGCCTTGGAGCGGCTGCTCGGCGCGGTCCGCCCGGCCCCGAAAGCGGTACGGCCCCCGACCTCGTCCCGAGGGACGGTGTCGAGGGCCGCGAGGACCGGGCCGGTCAGGCGCTGA